One window of Mesoplasma syrphidae genomic DNA carries:
- the tsaB gene encoding tRNA (adenosine(37)-N6)-threonylcarbamoyltransferase complex dimerization subunit type 1 TsaB, with protein sequence MNLFIDTTNWSLIYLLEKDDQIIASYEKRDIKKISDIAVEELKLFLAKEGLTVRNIENIYVTTGPGSYTGVRIGLAVAKTLKTLNNDYNVFVANSLMFQAGDEPTISLLDARGNKSYLGIYKNSQPLINETVVTNNELPAIFKQYPEMKVIRDYENISFVKNYLKLKNKFEEVKNIADLNPVYIKNFI encoded by the coding sequence ATGAATTTGTTTATAGATACAACAAATTGAAGTTTAATTTATTTATTAGAAAAAGATGATCAAATTATTGCTAGTTATGAAAAACGTGATATTAAAAAAATTTCTGATATTGCAGTAGAAGAGTTGAAACTTTTTTTAGCAAAAGAGGGTTTAACGGTTCGCAATATTGAAAATATTTATGTGACAACAGGACCTGGAAGTTATACTGGAGTAAGAATTGGTTTAGCAGTTGCCAAAACTTTGAAAACTTTGAATAATGATTATAATGTTTTTGTAGCAAACTCGCTAATGTTTCAAGCAGGAGATGAGCCAACAATTTCTTTATTAGATGCTCGTGGTAATAAAAGCTATTTGGGAATTTATAAAAATTCTCAGCCTTTAATTAATGAAACTGTTGTTACAAATAATGAATTACCAGCAATCTTTAAACAGTATCCAGAAATGAAAGTTATTAGGGACTATGAAAATATATCATTTGTCAAAAATTATTTGAAATTAAAAAATAAATTTGAGGAAGTTAAGAATATTGCTGATTTAAATCCAGTGTATATCAAAAATTTCATTTAG
- a CDS encoding class II aldolase/adducin family protein: MRLNNIVTKSSPLYYFFDCVDYLAKKLWLEGNTGSVTAILDYEDIYPYFEDHYNNKEYKLGYEVPNLSDCYILVTGNNIPLRNLQKFKFKVHKMIGIIRINFRGDGYKILWGFKDQEVEPTRYLELHLKAHNHAISKNEMHRIITHAHPTNLMMKTMTDHMNDENVFSYDLWDAMPHIMEFIPHGVGLVDKYFLKQSWDDVAQKFLNKDLVVLKHHGLIAAAKDFDEIIGVYEIIDKAANISMKVRKEPWAYSPEFLAERAKNSNWDISPEILEVGQKPKPKE, encoded by the coding sequence ATGAGATTGAACAATATCGTCACTAAATCATCTCCGTTGTATTACTTTTTTGATTGTGTAGATTATTTAGCAAAAAAACTTTGACTAGAAGGTAATACTGGAAGTGTTACTGCAATTTTGGATTATGAAGATATCTACCCTTACTTTGAAGATCATTATAATAACAAGGAATATAAGTTAGGTTATGAAGTACCGAATTTGAGTGATTGTTATATTTTAGTTACGGGAAATAACATTCCCCTAAGAAATTTACAAAAGTTTAAATTTAAAGTTCACAAAATGATTGGAATCATTCGTATCAATTTTAGGGGAGATGGTTATAAAATTTTATGAGGTTTTAAGGATCAAGAAGTTGAGCCAACTCGTTATTTAGAATTGCACTTAAAAGCCCATAATCATGCAATTTCTAAAAATGAAATGCATCGTATTATAACTCACGCGCACCCAACAAATTTAATGATGAAAACAATGACTGATCACATGAATGACGAGAATGTTTTTTCTTATGATTTATGAGATGCCATGCCTCATATTATGGAATTTATTCCTCATGGTGTTGGATTAGTTGACAAATATTTTTTAAAGCAAAGTTGAGATGATGTAGCTCAAAAGTTTTTGAATAAAGATTTAGTTGTTTTAAAACATCATGGATTAATTGCAGCGGCTAAAGATTTTGATGAAATCATCGGAGTATATGAAATTATTGACAAGGCGGCAAATATATCAATGAAAGTTCGAAAAGAACCATGAGCATATTCCCCAGAGTTTTTAGCAGAGCGTGCAAAGAATTCTAATTGAGATATAAGTCCAGAAATCCTTGAAGTTGGTCAAAAACCAAAACCCAAAGAGTAG
- a CDS encoding Cof-type HAD-IIB family hydrolase yields MNNIKLLVLDMDGTSYYKMGEIVPDNIEPIKKAQDQGVGVMFVTGRPVLAKQNNLEGHGLVRNHAIIAGCNGACIYDLQQQKVLASNPIDAKDAQYVFELAKQPEFAGTQIWGYVDDLKNVVVQYRNDKMYFGEAEFFDGKIQQYDEVSKNFDFKFFKLLALGAKPGFVQKLREQTNLEIASGDDVVAEINATGINKRFALDWFSEYLNIPIANMMAVGDGMNDYSMIKHAGIGVAMSNSVQNIKDIADLYIDIHGHDAAVKHLIEKYILK; encoded by the coding sequence ATGAACAATATTAAATTATTAGTATTAGATATGGATGGAACAAGTTACTATAAAATGGGAGAAATCGTGCCAGACAATATTGAGCCAATTAAAAAGGCCCAAGACCAAGGAGTTGGTGTAATGTTTGTAACAGGACGCCCAGTATTAGCAAAGCAAAATAATTTAGAAGGCCACGGGTTGGTTCGTAACCACGCAATCATTGCAGGCTGTAATGGTGCTTGTATTTATGATTTGCAACAACAAAAAGTTTTGGCATCTAATCCAATTGATGCAAAGGATGCGCAATATGTTTTTGAATTAGCAAAGCAACCTGAATTTGCTGGAACACAAATTTGAGGATATGTTGATGATTTGAAAAATGTTGTCGTTCAATATCGTAACGACAAAATGTATTTTGGAGAAGCAGAATTTTTTGATGGAAAAATTCAGCAATATGATGAAGTTTCTAAAAATTTTGATTTTAAGTTTTTTAAATTATTAGCACTAGGAGCAAAACCAGGATTTGTTCAAAAATTAAGAGAACAAACTAATCTTGAAATTGCTTCAGGAGATGATGTTGTAGCAGAAATTAACGCTACCGGAATTAATAAACGTTTTGCGCTTGATTGGTTTAGTGAATACCTAAATATTCCAATTGCTAATATGATGGCTGTTGGAGATGGAATGAATGATTATTCAATGATTAAACACGCCGGAATTGGCGTGGCAATGTCAAACTCAGTTCAAAATATTAAAGATATTGCTGATCTTTATATTGATATTCATGGACATGATGCAGCAGTTAAGCATTTAATTGAAAAATATATTTTAAAATAG
- a CDS encoding phosphatase PAP2 family protein, whose amino-acid sequence MLLRKHKQQKSKIYISLAILFIISLIVFIIATFYDQRLSAFFAKGIEYEAVKWWIGIFDEFGLFQPIVLMFIPIFVILETRVYYKKISNKKIQQRYRSLIGIWYTIFFVGWFSISIIALWLIYGKNMDMGAGPGIDPKIMGTWIYRFVGRAIALGTISIVMVGVMIYLRISFSKRNDVLSGEYWVDSIKIMVFVVALFVIVFFIKQTTGRPFYYNTIFDDGVKNELLELMQKNGIDNAHDILEKNYDRWSQANYLPWYKINGNFFTNFKFWQPWGNHLGGPNHWGDRDFPSGHTVSMFSLISLMIYFIGKNKPQISLAKYFFISFWILNLVAMNLMLVVYRFHWVTDTTFSVMLGIIVIVITNKTVGKSIRKPIVQYDNKNEIFLSSILVKFKNAKAQVYIVKYGKKHLVKQFRPRLNSRRGAPRVIMKKIIKYAETKYQLSYDKVEFVYFNETFENHEYKAWISEFKEITFI is encoded by the coding sequence ATGTTATTAAGAAAACATAAGCAACAAAAATCAAAAATTTACATATCATTAGCTATCTTGTTTATAATTTCGTTAATAGTTTTTATAATAGCAACTTTTTATGATCAAAGGCTTAGTGCATTTTTTGCTAAAGGAATTGAATATGAAGCAGTTAAATGATGAATCGGAATTTTTGATGAATTTGGCCTATTTCAACCGATTGTTTTAATGTTTATTCCTATTTTTGTAATTTTAGAAACTCGTGTTTATTACAAAAAAATTTCTAATAAAAAAATTCAGCAGCGCTATCGTTCTTTAATTGGAATTTGATATACTATTTTCTTTGTAGGATGATTCAGCATTTCTATAATTGCTTTGTGATTAATCTATGGCAAAAATATGGATATGGGAGCTGGTCCCGGTATTGATCCTAAAATTATGGGAACTTGAATTTATCGTTTTGTTGGTCGAGCAATTGCTCTAGGAACTATTTCGATTGTAATGGTTGGAGTAATGATATATTTGCGAATTAGTTTTAGCAAACGTAATGATGTTTTATCAGGAGAGTATTGAGTTGATAGTATTAAAATTATGGTATTTGTAGTTGCCCTTTTTGTAATTGTTTTTTTTATTAAACAAACTACAGGCAGACCATTTTATTACAATACAATTTTTGACGATGGAGTCAAAAATGAATTGCTAGAATTAATGCAAAAAAACGGAATTGATAATGCTCATGATATATTAGAAAAAAATTATGATCGATGATCACAAGCTAATTATTTGCCATGATATAAGATTAATGGGAATTTCTTTACAAATTTTAAATTTTGACAACCGTGGGGTAATCATCTGGGGGGACCAAATCATTGAGGTGATCGTGACTTTCCTTCAGGGCATACTGTTTCGATGTTTTCACTAATTTCATTAATGATTTATTTTATTGGTAAAAATAAGCCGCAAATAAGTTTAGCTAAATATTTTTTTATAAGTTTTTGAATTTTAAATTTAGTAGCAATGAATTTGATGCTAGTTGTTTATCGCTTTCATTGAGTTACAGATACAACTTTTTCAGTAATGTTGGGTATTATTGTAATAGTGATAACTAATAAAACTGTTGGTAAGTCAATTCGTAAGCCAATTGTTCAATATGATAATAAAAATGAAATTTTTCTTTCTTCAATTTTGGTCAAATTTAAAAATGCAAAGGCCCAAGTTTATATAGTCAAGTATGGTAAAAAACATTTAGTTAAGCAGTTTAGACCACGTTTGAATAGTCGTCGGGGGGCACCAAGGGTGATTATGAAAAAAATCATTAAGTATGCTGAAACTAAATACCAGCTCTCATATGATAAAGTTGAATTTGTCTATTTTAATGAGACTTTCGAAAATCATGAGTATAAAGCATGAATTAGTGAGTTCAAGGAGATTACTTTTATATAG
- the tsaE gene encoding tRNA (adenosine(37)-N6)-threonylcarbamoyltransferase complex ATPase subunit type 1 TsaE, with protein METIILNDLSATKAFATKMAQDLKRFNQPNYLLLSGDLGAGKTTFSKYLLAELGVTQRVTSPTFVIMNQYHGSNNLKINHVDAYRLSNDAELEMYLEEFEDALNIIEWYENLNLDLKNIKYIKISIQMINENSRKVILERN; from the coding sequence ATGGAAACAATTATTCTTAATGATTTATCAGCAACAAAAGCATTTGCAACGAAAATGGCTCAAGATCTTAAGCGTTTCAACCAACCAAATTATCTTTTGTTAAGTGGAGATTTGGGAGCTGGAAAAACAACTTTTTCTAAATATTTGTTAGCAGAATTAGGCGTTACGCAAAGAGTTACTTCACCTACTTTTGTTATTATGAATCAATATCACGGTAGCAATAATTTAAAAATAAACCATGTTGATGCTTATCGCTTGAGCAATGACGCTGAGTTAGAAATGTATTTGGAAGAATTTGAAGATGCCTTAAATATTATTGAATGATATGAAAATTTAAATTTAGATTTGAAAAATATAAAATATATTAAAATTAGTATTCAAATGATTAATGAAAATAGCCGTAAAGTTATTTTAGAAAGGAATTAG
- a CDS encoding NAD(P)-dependent oxidoreductase: MKILCYGVIKSEIPVFKKANEPYNNELIFKSELLNDENVNDLPEGLDAIVLFVNCDANAKNLQFFKNKGVKYIVTRTAGFDHIDLPVAKKLGYKIGRVPAYSPTAVASLGFAAGVSMLRKTAYICNQTANRNFKIDNSMLAKEFRNSVIGIIGTGKIGYETAKYWASVGATVLGYDIYENEKSKEYLVYTDLDTLLTKSDLVSLHIPYIKGQNEKFVNAKLISKMKNGATLINVARKNLVDLEAVCKAVKDNKLWGYAADVFDYEERLIHKSFDSDQLREIVPVLEEAIELYPRILITPHIAYLTDEAVKNMAEVSFANLQQLVETETCDNLIPE, encoded by the coding sequence ATGAAAATATTATGTTATGGAGTAATTAAATCTGAAATTCCAGTTTTTAAAAAAGCTAATGAACCTTACAATAATGAGTTAATTTTTAAATCTGAGTTATTAAATGATGAAAATGTTAATGACCTTCCAGAAGGTCTTGATGCAATTGTTTTATTTGTCAACTGTGACGCCAATGCCAAAAATTTACAGTTTTTTAAAAATAAAGGTGTTAAATATATCGTTACTCGAACAGCAGGATTTGATCATATTGATTTGCCAGTTGCAAAAAAACTTGGTTACAAAATTGGTAGAGTTCCTGCCTACTCTCCAACTGCAGTTGCCTCGCTTGGTTTTGCAGCAGGAGTTTCAATGCTGAGAAAAACAGCTTATATCTGTAATCAAACTGCCAATCGCAATTTTAAAATTGATAATTCAATGCTTGCAAAGGAATTTAGAAATTCTGTAATTGGAATTATTGGTACTGGCAAGATTGGTTATGAAACAGCAAAATATTGAGCTAGTGTCGGAGCAACTGTTTTAGGTTATGACATTTATGAAAATGAGAAATCCAAAGAATATTTGGTTTATACCGATTTAGATACTTTACTGACAAAATCTGACTTAGTTTCGCTTCATATTCCATATATAAAGGGCCAAAATGAGAAGTTTGTTAATGCAAAGTTAATAAGCAAAATGAAGAATGGAGCTACTCTAATTAACGTTGCTCGCAAAAACTTAGTAGATCTTGAAGCTGTTTGTAAGGCTGTCAAAGATAATAAACTTTGAGGATATGCAGCTGATGTTTTTGATTACGAAGAGCGCTTGATTCATAAAAGTTTCGACAGCGATCAATTAAGAGAAATTGTTCCAGTTTTAGAAGAAGCTATTGAGCTTTATCCACGTATTTTAATAACTCCTCATATTGCTTACTTAACAGATGAAGCTGTCAAAAATATGGCAGAGGTTTCCTTTGCCAACTTACAACAGTTAGTTGAAACTGAAACTTGCGATAATCTAATTCCCGAATAA
- the gpmI gene encoding 2,3-bisphosphoglycerate-independent phosphoglycerate mutase, translating to MQVKKPVILAILDGWGIEVQTPGNAIANADMKFVKEMLTKYPHVEAHASGEWVGLPEGQMGNSEVGHIHLGAGRINFESLAKLNNEVKTNKIATNLEYVEAFKYAQSNNGALHLMGLFSDGGVHAHMNHMIAIYKAAVAFGLTNIKFDLITDGRDTAPTVVKEYVAKLLNEIKANNEIGVISSINGRYYAMDRDKRFERSAEAYKAIVTRDNIKSFTDPIAYIESQYALGKDDEMIDPAFNINDVNGQLKAGDAMIFTNFRPDRAIQIASIMTNPGYDAWNDEAFTALPFIGNSIHFVSTMKYADSVISPFIAYPPHPLDNTLGQYISKLGLKQLRIGETEKIAHVTFFFDGGNDYFKNGIAAPEEVTLPGASIDLIASPKVATYDLKPEMAAVEITDKLLEEVDKNEFDLIVLNFANCDMVGHTGNNQATVEAVKILDLQLKRIHDEFVLKHNGVMVITADHGNAEIMLDAQGGPNKKHTTSYVPIIVTDSSIELVQQDAAIAKVAPTILEIMGLEIPSEMTQPSMIKK from the coding sequence ATGCAAGTTAAAAAACCCGTAATATTAGCAATTTTAGATGGTTGAGGGATTGAGGTTCAAACTCCTGGAAATGCCATTGCCAATGCTGATATGAAATTTGTAAAAGAAATGTTAACAAAATATCCGCATGTTGAAGCTCATGCTTCAGGAGAATGAGTTGGTTTACCAGAAGGTCAAATGGGAAATTCTGAAGTTGGCCACATTCATTTGGGAGCAGGTAGAATTAATTTTGAGTCTTTAGCAAAGTTAAACAATGAAGTTAAGACTAATAAAATTGCTACAAATCTAGAATATGTTGAGGCATTTAAATATGCACAATCTAATAATGGAGCTTTGCATCTAATGGGACTATTCTCAGATGGAGGAGTTCACGCTCATATGAATCACATGATTGCAATTTATAAAGCTGCAGTAGCATTTGGCTTGACAAATATCAAGTTTGATTTGATTACTGATGGAAGAGATACAGCTCCCACAGTGGTTAAAGAATATGTTGCCAAGCTGCTAAATGAGATTAAAGCAAATAATGAAATTGGAGTAATTTCATCAATTAATGGTCGTTATTATGCAATGGATCGTGACAAGCGCTTTGAACGTAGTGCAGAAGCCTACAAAGCAATTGTTACTCGTGATAATATAAAATCGTTTACCGATCCAATTGCCTACATTGAATCTCAGTATGCATTAGGAAAAGATGATGAAATGATTGATCCTGCTTTTAATATCAATGATGTTAATGGACAATTAAAAGCCGGAGATGCAATGATCTTTACTAATTTTCGTCCTGATCGCGCGATTCAAATAGCATCAATAATGACTAATCCTGGATATGATGCTTGAAATGATGAGGCATTTACAGCTTTACCTTTTATTGGTAACTCAATTCATTTTGTTTCAACAATGAAATATGCTGATTCAGTAATTTCACCATTTATTGCTTATCCACCACATCCTTTGGATAATACTTTAGGGCAATATATATCTAAATTAGGATTAAAGCAATTACGAATTGGCGAGACTGAGAAAATTGCTCACGTAACTTTCTTTTTTGATGGAGGAAATGATTACTTCAAAAATGGAATTGCAGCTCCTGAAGAAGTAACATTACCGGGAGCAAGCATTGATTTGATTGCTTCTCCAAAAGTGGCAACTTATGATTTGAAACCAGAAATGGCCGCTGTCGAAATTACTGATAAGCTGTTAGAAGAGGTTGACAAAAATGAATTTGATTTAATAGTTTTAAACTTTGCAAATTGTGACATGGTGGGACATACTGGAAATAATCAAGCAACTGTTGAGGCAGTTAAAATACTAGACTTACAGTTAAAACGAATTCATGATGAATTTGTATTAAAACACAATGGGGTAATGGTTATTACAGCAGATCACGGGAATGCTGAAATTATGTTGGATGCTCAAGGCGGACCAAATAAAAAACACACTACATCTTATGTACCAATTATTGTTACTGATTCTTCAATTGAATTAGTTCAACAAGATGCTGCGATTGCAAAAGTGGCACCAACGATATTAGAAATCATGGGACTGGAAATTCCAAGTGAAATGACTCAACCTTCAATGATTAAAAAATAG
- a CDS encoding peroxiredoxin, giving the protein MKNFQLLTNQQKVVMLKELLGDKGIIIFFYPKAKTGLCSLEVQQYQKFLAVFESMGFNVIGVSQDKADYNNEFCGEFALEYPLISDQNQELIKAFNLSSEIIDLGGEQFEKFERSSFVLNNKLEIIKEFRDVEPTKHVREIIEFLETI; this is encoded by the coding sequence ATGAAAAATTTTCAATTATTAACTAATCAGCAAAAAGTTGTAATGCTAAAAGAACTTTTGGGGGACAAAGGGATTATAATTTTCTTTTATCCAAAAGCAAAAACGGGATTATGCTCGTTAGAAGTTCAACAATATCAAAAATTTTTGGCTGTTTTTGAAAGTATGGGATTTAATGTTATTGGTGTTAGTCAAGATAAAGCAGATTATAACAATGAATTTTGTGGAGAGTTTGCATTAGAATATCCATTAATTTCCGATCAAAACCAAGAATTGATTAAAGCTTTTAATTTATCAAGCGAAATTATTGATTTAGGTGGTGAACAGTTTGAAAAATTTGAGCGTTCATCATTTGTATTAAATAACAAACTTGAAATTATTAAAGAATTTAGAGATGTTGAGCCAACCAAACATGTTCGCGAAATTATTGAGTTTTTAGAAACAATATAA
- the mgtA gene encoding magnesium-translocating P-type ATPase → MIKNKSKRAPDKIKNVFPNEKVLHNFSTLDQTQILKEFNLVNFGLTNEEYKERLEKYGKNELDKSRFSWFSEFIKAFFGPFNIILMLILAFNVISFSTGNFGTEEGGPEIFDYIGVVIIATMIISSGTMSLVQSAKSFFITKKLGNIVNNKATIIRHQNDDQLNVYTTVSQTNQLGLIKLGEEIDVRELVPGDLIYLSSGDMIPADVRIIRSTDLFINQSSLTGESMPVEKHAENSVDTENILDLENICFTGTSVISGSAIAIAVGTGRNTYFSTISKSIMEKRPVSSFEKGVRNVTRMLIIFMLVMIPIVLTINGITWTLNGKDASEAWITATLFAASVAVGLTPEMLPMIVTTNLASGAARMAKNKVVVKKLESIQSLGSIDILCTDKTGTLTNDKIELIDFVTTDKKRDERLLKLLYINSYFQTGLKNPMDKAVIDYIANNSQINSNFLDSVTKIDEIPFDFNRRKLTIVFKTDEVGTTMVTKGSVEEVIESCTKVYYQGKVVDLDEDLKRQMLAYNDSINEEGKRLLGIAYKDITDGKTTFKVGDESELVFFGFASFLDTPKPSAKKMIKLLDKYGVQLKILTGDNEHITRSICKMVDLKISGLVTGKEIDEANEIQLRRMVEENNIFVKLNPLQKVKIIKVLKQNDHIVGFMGDGINDAPVLRQSDVAISVNNATDIAKDASDIILLEKSLLVLEKGIVQGRTIFGNILKYMKITTASNFGNVLSMLIVAPLLAFSPMEPIQLLFQNLLYDLSQFAIALDRVDDTFVAKPQRWNAKSLVPFTLINGPVSSVFDLVTFAIAGFGLGYIGDYNNANGNLEAMAQAKAQFNASWFVVGLLTQAWVVQIMRTEKIPFIQSRAPWPVMLSTGIVTGCAFVFAFTPAATLLKMQSPPLWYAPIVLGILLSYVGLAQAVKVGYIKIYKSWL, encoded by the coding sequence ATGATTAAAAACAAATCAAAAAGAGCTCCTGATAAAATCAAAAATGTCTTTCCAAATGAAAAAGTTTTGCACAATTTTTCAACATTAGATCAAACTCAAATCTTGAAGGAGTTTAATTTAGTTAACTTTGGATTAACAAATGAAGAATATAAAGAACGCCTTGAAAAATATGGTAAAAACGAATTGGACAAATCACGTTTTAGCTGATTTTCAGAATTTATTAAAGCATTTTTTGGACCATTTAATATTATTTTAATGTTAATTTTGGCATTTAATGTTATTAGCTTTTCGACTGGAAATTTTGGAACAGAAGAGGGTGGACCAGAAATTTTTGATTATATCGGAGTAGTTATCATTGCTACAATGATTATTAGTAGTGGGACTATGTCATTAGTCCAATCAGCAAAAAGTTTTTTTATTACTAAAAAACTAGGAAATATTGTAAATAATAAAGCAACAATTATTCGTCATCAAAATGATGATCAATTAAATGTGTATACAACTGTTAGTCAAACAAATCAACTGGGTTTAATTAAATTGGGAGAAGAAATTGATGTTCGTGAATTAGTACCTGGTGATTTAATTTATTTATCAAGTGGTGATATGATACCAGCAGATGTAAGAATTATTCGTTCAACAGATTTATTTATTAACCAATCTTCATTAACAGGAGAATCAATGCCTGTTGAAAAACATGCTGAAAATTCAGTTGATACTGAAAATATTTTAGATTTAGAAAATATTTGTTTTACAGGAACAAGCGTAATTTCAGGTTCTGCAATTGCAATTGCAGTTGGGACAGGAAGAAATACTTATTTCTCAACAATTAGCAAATCAATTATGGAAAAACGCCCAGTTTCTTCTTTTGAAAAAGGAGTAAGAAACGTTACTAGAATGCTAATTATTTTTATGTTAGTTATGATTCCAATTGTATTAACAATTAATGGAATTACTTGAACTTTAAATGGTAAAGATGCAAGTGAAGCTTGAATTACTGCAACATTGTTTGCTGCATCAGTAGCAGTTGGACTAACTCCAGAAATGTTACCAATGATTGTAACTACAAACTTGGCGAGTGGAGCTGCACGTATGGCCAAAAATAAAGTTGTTGTTAAAAAATTAGAATCAATTCAGTCATTGGGTTCAATTGATATTCTGTGTACTGATAAAACTGGAACTTTAACAAATGACAAAATTGAATTAATTGATTTTGTAACAACTGATAAAAAACGTGACGAGAGACTATTAAAATTATTGTATATTAACAGTTATTTTCAAACAGGTTTAAAAAACCCAATGGATAAAGCTGTGATTGATTATATTGCTAATAATAGTCAAATAAATTCAAACTTTTTAGACTCAGTTACTAAAATTGATGAAATTCCTTTTGATTTTAATCGACGCAAACTAACAATTGTTTTTAAAACTGATGAGGTTGGAACAACAATGGTTACTAAAGGGTCAGTTGAAGAAGTAATTGAATCATGTACAAAAGTTTACTACCAAGGAAAAGTTGTTGATTTAGATGAAGATTTAAAACGTCAAATGCTAGCGTACAATGATTCAATCAATGAAGAAGGAAAGCGTCTATTGGGAATTGCTTATAAAGATATTACTGATGGTAAAACTACATTTAAAGTTGGTGATGAATCAGAGTTAGTTTTCTTTGGATTTGCATCATTTTTAGACACACCAAAACCATCAGCAAAAAAAATGATTAAGCTGCTTGATAAATATGGTGTTCAACTAAAGATTTTAACAGGTGACAATGAACATATAACACGCTCAATTTGTAAAATGGTGGATTTAAAAATCTCTGGATTGGTAACAGGAAAAGAGATTGATGAAGCCAATGAAATTCAATTGCGACGTATGGTTGAGGAAAATAATATTTTTGTCAAATTGAATCCGTTGCAAAAAGTTAAGATTATTAAAGTTTTGAAACAAAATGATCATATTGTTGGATTTATGGGAGATGGAATTAATGATGCTCCAGTTCTTCGTCAATCAGATGTGGCAATTTCAGTTAACAATGCAACTGATATTGCTAAAGATGCGTCAGATATTATTTTATTGGAAAAATCATTATTAGTTCTGGAAAAGGGAATTGTTCAAGGACGCACAATTTTTGGAAATATTCTTAAGTATATGAAGATTACAACTGCTTCAAATTTTGGAAATGTTTTATCAATGTTAATAGTGGCTCCATTGCTAGCCTTTTCACCAATGGAACCAATTCAACTATTGTTCCAAAACTTATTATATGATCTATCACAATTTGCAATTGCATTAGATAGAGTTGATGACACCTTTGTGGCAAAACCTCAACGATGAAATGCGAAATCCTTAGTTCCATTTACATTGATTAATGGACCAGTAAGTTCTGTGTTTGATTTAGTAACATTTGCTATTGCTGGATTTGGATTAGGATACATTGGAGATTACAATAATGCTAATGGTAACCTAGAAGCGATGGCTCAAGCAAAAGCGCAATTTAATGCTTCATGATTTGTTGTTGGATTGTTAACACAAGCATGAGTAGTACAAATTATGAGAACTGAAAAAATTCCATTTATTCAATCACGTGCTCCATGACCAGTGATGCTGTCTACTGGAATTGTGACTGGATGTGCCTTTGTGTTTGCATTTACACCAGCAGCAACATTATTGAAAATGCAATCTCCACCACTATGATACGCACCAATTGTTTTAGGTATTTTATTGTCATACGTAGGATTAGCTCAAGCTGTTAAAGTTGGGTATATTAAAATTTATAAAAGCTGATTATAA
- the tpiA gene encoding triose-phosphate isomerase, with translation MRNKVIFGNWKMNGTNAAVKEFLKAVDQSANNSEVIAGLGLPFTALSTGITNAKNVKIAAQNVHFEKNGAFTGEISIEMLQEIGVEYVIIGHSERREMFNETDATVNAKAKAILQANMIPLVCCGETLATKEAGKTIEWVNGQIKAAYEGITATDAIKTIIAYEPIWAIGTGKTATSQDAEEVCKAIRQNLATIYNQQTADQITIQYGGSVKPDNIKELMSMPNIDGALVGGASLLANDYLALVNYNK, from the coding sequence ATGAGAAATAAAGTTATTTTTGGGAATTGAAAAATGAATGGAACAAATGCTGCTGTTAAGGAGTTTTTAAAAGCAGTTGATCAAAGTGCTAATAATAGCGAAGTTATTGCAGGATTAGGATTACCTTTTACAGCATTATCAACAGGAATTACAAATGCAAAAAACGTTAAAATTGCTGCTCAAAATGTCCACTTTGAAAAAAACGGAGCATTTACTGGTGAAATCTCAATTGAAATGTTGCAAGAAATTGGAGTTGAATACGTAATTATTGGACATTCAGAAAGACGTGAAATGTTTAATGAAACTGATGCAACAGTTAATGCTAAAGCAAAAGCTATTTTACAAGCAAATATGATTCCACTAGTATGCTGTGGAGAAACATTGGCAACAAAAGAAGCTGGAAAAACGATTGAATGAGTAAATGGACAAATTAAAGCTGCCTATGAAGGAATAACAGCAACTGATGCCATTAAAACAATTATTGCTTATGAGCCAATTTGAGCAATTGGGACAGGTAAAACAGCAACTAGTCAAGATGCTGAAGAAGTATGTAAAGCGATTCGTCAAAACTTGGCAACAATTTATAATCAACAAACAGCTGATCAAATTACAATTCAATATGGTGGATCAGTAAAACCAGATAACATTAAAGAATTAATGTCAATGCCAAATATTGACGGAGCTTTAGTTGGTGGAGCATCACTATTAGCAAACGATTATTTAGCATTAGTTAACTATAATAAATAA